A window from Gottschalkiaceae bacterium SANA encodes these proteins:
- the gap gene encoding type I glyceraldehyde-3-phosphate dehydrogenase produces the protein MAIKVGVNGFGRIGRNVVRAAFERNVEEIEIVAINDMSGVETAAHLFKYDSLMGKFDGTVEVVDGNLVINGKTVKVVSDRNPENLPWGELGVDIVIESTGVFRTFEGASKHITAGAKKVIISAPAKGEDITVVMGVNEKDYDAAKHNIVSNASCTTNCLAPFAKVIVDKFGVEKGLMTTVHSYTNDQNILDAHHSDMRRARAAAESIIPTSTGAAVAVGLVVPELKGIVDGMAMRVPTPTVSVVDIVFELKTATTKEEVNATLKEAAEGDLKGILAYSDEPLVSMDYRKDPNSSIIDGLSTMMVGDKMLKIVSWYDNEWGYSNRCIDLAIYMTKQGL, from the coding sequence ATGGCAATTAAAGTGGGTGTCAATGGTTTCGGCCGTATCGGTCGAAATGTAGTACGAGCAGCATTTGAACGCAACGTAGAGGAGATCGAGATTGTAGCGATCAACGACATGTCAGGTGTAGAAACAGCAGCACACTTGTTCAAGTATGACTCTTTGATGGGTAAATTTGACGGAACAGTAGAAGTTGTTGATGGCAACTTGGTGATCAACGGCAAGACAGTCAAAGTCGTTTCTGACAGAAATCCAGAGAACCTTCCTTGGGGAGAGCTAGGAGTTGATATCGTAATCGAGTCAACTGGCGTATTCCGTACATTTGAAGGCGCTAGCAAGCATATCACTGCAGGCGCGAAAAAAGTTATCATTTCCGCTCCAGCAAAAGGCGAAGACATTACTGTTGTAATGGGCGTTAACGAAAAAGATTACGATGCAGCGAAACACAACATCGTGTCAAACGCATCTTGTACAACAAACTGCTTGGCACCATTTGCAAAAGTTATTGTTGACAAGTTCGGTGTTGAAAAAGGTTTGATGACAACTGTTCATTCATACACAAATGATCAAAACATCTTGGATGCACATCATTCAGATATGCGTCGTGCACGTGCGGCAGCAGAATCAATTATTCCAACATCAACAGGCGCAGCAGTAGCTGTAGGTTTGGTTGTTCCTGAATTGAAAGGAATTGTTGATGGAATGGCAATGCGTGTTCCAACTCCAACAGTTTCAGTTGTTGATATTGTATTTGAATTAAAAACAGCAACAACAAAAGAAGAAGTTAATGCTACTTTGAAAGAAGCGGCAGAAGGCGACTTGAAAGGGATCTTGGCATATTCTGATGAGCCATTGGTATCAATGGACTACAGAAAAGATCCTAACTCTTCAATTATTGACGGATTGTCTACAATGATGGTTGGCGACAAAATGTTGAAAATCGTATCATGGTACGATAATGAGTGGGGATATTCAAACCGTTGTATCGATCTAGCGATCTACATGACAAAACAAGGTCTATAG
- a CDS encoding sugar-binding domain-containing protein, whose protein sequence is MSSLLKLAKVVVPEILPLLDKRFEILRNIKYHGPIGRRTLASNLSIGERIIRAEIQVLQQQGLVDIQSSGVMITPYGAEIYQQLEHMIHDMRGMQTLELKVKDTLKIAQVIVIPGDWDQDSLVLRDAAKAAAVTLKDVVKDHMTIGVTGGATIYQVMLEMTRQKGLSNTRVIPARGGIGGSMEMQSNHIAARLAEKLGGSYRLLHVPDNISSNAKESLMQEPEIMNLVSDLNALNILLFGIGRADQMARRRKLSDREQKDLWDQGAVGEAFGYYFDVRGKVIKDSNTIGITLDEYQRIPYAIAVACGSGKAEAIYGLSALRKEIILVIDEGAAKRIIELGGK, encoded by the coding sequence TAAACGCTTTGAGATTTTGAGAAATATCAAGTATCATGGGCCAATCGGACGCCGAACACTTGCATCGAATTTATCGATAGGTGAGCGGATCATCCGGGCTGAGATACAGGTTTTACAGCAACAAGGTTTGGTGGATATTCAGTCTTCAGGTGTTATGATCACGCCTTATGGGGCAGAAATATATCAGCAGCTAGAACATATGATTCACGATATGCGGGGGATGCAAACCCTTGAATTGAAAGTAAAAGACACGTTAAAAATTGCACAAGTAATTGTAATTCCCGGTGATTGGGATCAGGATTCTTTGGTCTTGCGAGACGCGGCTAAGGCAGCGGCAGTGACCTTAAAGGATGTTGTGAAGGATCATATGACAATAGGGGTAACCGGGGGCGCGACGATCTATCAGGTTATGTTAGAGATGACCCGGCAAAAGGGATTGTCAAACACCAGGGTAATACCAGCCCGCGGTGGTATTGGCGGAAGTATGGAAATGCAGTCCAATCATATTGCGGCTCGTCTTGCTGAAAAGCTTGGTGGAAGCTATCGATTGTTGCATGTGCCAGACAATATTAGTTCCAATGCAAAAGAAAGTTTAATGCAGGAGCCTGAAATTATGAACTTGGTTTCGGATTTAAACGCTTTGAATATTTTACTTTTTGGAATTGGCCGCGCCGATCAAATGGCGCGAAGACGAAAGCTTTCTGATCGAGAACAAAAAGATTTATGGGATCAGGGTGCAGTTGGAGAAGCTTTTGGGTATTATTTTGATGTACGGGGTAAAGTTATTAAGGATTCTAATACCATTGGAATTACGTTAGATGAGTATCAGCGAATCCCGTACGCCATTGCAGTGGCCTGTGGTAGTGGAAAAGCAGAGGCAATTTATGGCCTTTCTGCCCTACGAAAAGAGATTATTTTGGTAATCGACGAAGGTGCTGCAAAGAGAATTATTGAACTTGGGGGAAAGTAA